One genomic segment of Mycolicibacterium neworleansense includes these proteins:
- a CDS encoding WhiB family transcriptional regulator: protein MNASAPAANLVHRGEGEARIAWVSQARCRQADPDELFVRGAAQRKAAVICRHCPVILECGADALDNRVEFGVWGGMTERQRRALLKQHPEVISWAEFFAAQRKHHRSAV from the coding sequence ATGAACGCTTCCGCCCCAGCCGCCAACCTGGTCCATCGAGGCGAGGGCGAAGCACGGATCGCCTGGGTTTCGCAGGCGCGCTGCCGTCAGGCCGATCCGGACGAGTTGTTCGTACGCGGTGCCGCACAACGCAAAGCCGCGGTGATCTGCAGGCACTGCCCGGTGATCCTCGAATGCGGTGCCGATGCACTGGACAATCGCGTGGAATTCGGAGTCTGGGGCGGGATGACCGAACGTCAGCGTCGTGCGCTGCTCAAGCAGCATCCCGAAGTCATCTCCTGGGCCGAGTTCTTCGCCGCCCAGCGTAAGCACCACCGCAGCGCGGTCTAA
- a CDS encoding PucR family transcriptional regulator, which produces MSEPASVVPLSAMVSGAAGMLMPLPAAETGDDPLLTDVALHEPGAPGTDYSGAIVLVSTRVDDRFALGSLLDEVGTAAAVVLPPDATTDVSMLPSHSTRLFRRSPWVGWSELFRVLVRLLGAGRIVSPDPQVDNLQALARWISSQTGAAVTIEDLESRVLAYAVVGPGVDPIRNQTILGGAVPAWRVERLMSTGFLPAVWRSDDVVVRNAEDDDPARMVVAMKSGAETLGTIWAALDDDTDREELRQLLLQVRHTAAAMMLREVHRDQYERRLQESALVDLLSRGMDPGVPAALLGLQPDTRHAVVALGSDTPASRSLMFHVQALRAGARTARVGEDLLAVLPVLDDESGEADLAQCLSRHLTRVAAAHAGPVAVGPVVDTIAYLQNSAIVARQVLDAAALSVAHQPRDPRPVLTAADVQDALTLVRAADLLGPVADAITEPLWALRRHDTDHGTAFIDTVAAVLDHPGNLSEAARDLGIHANSLRYRLDRIRVVSSIDLHSQAARLRASLGLLVWERSGEVRPGPAPVDIDKNRGSD; this is translated from the coding sequence GTGAGTGAACCTGCCAGCGTTGTCCCGTTGTCGGCGATGGTTTCTGGTGCCGCCGGCATGTTGATGCCGCTACCCGCGGCCGAAACCGGCGACGATCCGTTGTTGACTGACGTTGCTCTGCATGAGCCGGGAGCCCCGGGGACGGACTACAGCGGCGCCATCGTATTGGTCAGCACTCGCGTCGACGATCGCTTCGCGCTCGGGTCGTTGCTCGATGAGGTGGGAACCGCTGCGGCCGTTGTGCTTCCACCCGACGCGACGACCGACGTATCGATGTTGCCCAGCCACTCCACCAGGTTGTTCCGGCGTTCGCCATGGGTGGGCTGGAGCGAGCTGTTCCGGGTCCTGGTACGCCTGCTCGGTGCGGGCCGCATCGTCAGCCCGGACCCGCAGGTGGACAACTTGCAGGCCCTGGCCCGTTGGATCAGCAGCCAGACCGGCGCTGCGGTGACCATCGAGGATCTGGAGTCCCGAGTCCTGGCGTATGCCGTGGTCGGGCCGGGTGTCGATCCGATCCGAAACCAGACGATCCTGGGTGGCGCGGTACCTGCCTGGCGGGTCGAGCGGCTGATGTCCACCGGGTTCTTGCCTGCGGTCTGGCGATCGGATGACGTGGTCGTGCGCAACGCCGAGGATGACGACCCGGCCCGCATGGTCGTCGCGATGAAGTCCGGCGCCGAAACGCTCGGCACCATCTGGGCCGCGTTGGACGACGACACCGATCGAGAAGAACTACGACAGCTGCTGCTGCAGGTACGGCATACCGCCGCGGCGATGATGCTGCGCGAAGTCCACCGCGACCAATACGAACGCCGTCTCCAGGAGTCGGCCCTGGTCGACCTGCTCTCGCGTGGGATGGACCCCGGAGTCCCGGCAGCGCTGCTCGGGCTGCAACCGGATACCAGACATGCCGTCGTCGCGCTGGGCTCCGACACGCCCGCGTCGCGCTCCCTGATGTTCCATGTTCAGGCGTTGCGGGCCGGTGCCAGGACGGCGCGGGTCGGGGAGGATCTGCTCGCCGTGCTGCCGGTGCTGGACGACGAGTCCGGCGAGGCGGATCTGGCGCAGTGCCTGTCGAGGCACTTGACACGGGTTGCCGCTGCGCACGCCGGTCCGGTAGCGGTCGGCCCCGTCGTCGACACCATTGCCTACTTGCAGAATTCCGCGATCGTCGCGCGTCAGGTCCTCGACGCGGCCGCACTCAGCGTCGCGCATCAGCCGCGTGACCCGCGGCCGGTCCTCACCGCTGCCGACGTGCAGGACGCGCTGACCTTGGTCAGGGCAGCCGATCTGCTCGGTCCGGTGGCCGACGCGATCACTGAACCGCTGTGGGCACTGCGCCGGCATGACACCGACCACGGCACGGCGTTCATCGACACAGTCGCGGCCGTGCTCGACCACCCGGGCAATCTGAGCGAAGCGGCCCGCGATTTGGGCATCCACGCCAATTCCCTGAGGTATCGACTGGATCGGATCCGCGTCGTCTCCAGTATCGATCTGCACTCGCAGGCAGCCCGCCTCCGCGCGTCCCTGGGCCTACTGGTGTGGGAACGATCCGGTGAGGTCCGCCCCGGCCCCGCACCCGTCGACATCGACAAGAATCGCGGATCCGATTAG
- the ponA2 gene encoding transglycosylase/D,D-transpeptidase PonA2, whose translation MPEQPTRPPAQPPQAVTIIKLAWCCLLASVLVATLMFPVVGGFGLMSNRASDVVANGSAALVDGEVPQVSTMVDAKGNTIAWLYSQRRFEVPSDQIANTMKLALVSIEDKRFAEHNGVDWQGTLTGLTGYMRGDADTRGGSTIEQQYVKNYQLLVVAQTDAERRAAIETTPARKLREIRMALTLDKTFTKPEILTRYLNLVSFGNGAFGVQDAAQTYFGINASELNWQQAALLAGMVQSTSALNPYTNPDGALARRNLVLDTMIDNIPQEAEALRAAKQQPLGILPQPNELPRGCIAAGDRAFFCDYALEYLARAGLSKEQVAKGGYLIKTTLDPDVQGSVKSAIDSIARPDAPGIASVMSVIKPGKESHPVLAMGSNRTYGLNTDAGETMQPQPFSLVGDGAGSIFKIFTTAAAMDMGMGINTQLAVPGFFQAKGLGSSDTPGCPKETWCVKNAGGYRGTMSVTDALATSPNTAFAKLISQIGVQRSVDMAVRLGLRSYALPGTARDYDPESNESLADFVKRQNIGSFTLGPIEVNALELSNVAATLASGGTWCPPNPIAQVLDRHGNEVSVTTETCDQAVPEGLANTLANAMSKDDQAGGTAAGSAGSVGWDLPMSGKTGTTEAHRSSGFLGFTNQYAAANYIYDDSTSPGELCSFPLRQCGDGDLFGGNEPARTWFTALKPIANNFGPVVMPPTDPRYVDGGPGSVVPTVSGLDETAARQRLKEAGFQVADGAASVNSSARYGTVVGTAPSGQTIPGSIVTIQISNGIPPAPPPPPIAFPMPGGPPPEIGQTVVEIPGLPPITVPVLGPPPPP comes from the coding sequence ATGCCGGAGCAGCCGACACGACCGCCCGCGCAGCCACCCCAAGCGGTCACCATCATCAAACTGGCCTGGTGCTGCCTGCTGGCCAGCGTGCTGGTGGCCACGCTCATGTTCCCTGTCGTGGGTGGATTCGGCCTGATGTCCAACCGGGCCTCCGACGTGGTGGCCAACGGTTCGGCCGCCCTGGTCGACGGTGAGGTTCCGCAGGTCTCGACCATGGTCGACGCCAAGGGCAACACCATCGCGTGGCTGTATTCACAGCGCCGCTTCGAGGTGCCCAGCGATCAGATCGCCAACACCATGAAGCTCGCGCTGGTCTCCATCGAGGACAAGCGGTTCGCCGAACACAACGGTGTGGACTGGCAGGGCACGCTGACCGGTCTGACCGGATACATGCGCGGCGACGCGGACACCCGCGGCGGTTCGACGATCGAGCAGCAGTATGTGAAGAACTACCAGCTGCTCGTCGTCGCCCAGACCGACGCCGAGCGCCGCGCCGCGATCGAGACCACACCGGCCCGTAAGTTGCGGGAGATCCGGATGGCCCTGACGCTGGACAAGACGTTCACCAAGCCGGAGATCCTGACCCGCTATCTGAACCTGGTCTCGTTCGGCAATGGCGCGTTCGGCGTTCAGGACGCCGCACAGACGTACTTCGGCATCAACGCCTCCGAGTTGAACTGGCAGCAGGCCGCCCTGTTGGCCGGCATGGTGCAGTCCACCAGCGCACTCAATCCCTACACCAATCCCGACGGCGCCCTGGCCCGGCGGAACCTGGTGCTGGACACCATGATCGACAACATCCCGCAGGAGGCCGAGGCGCTGCGGGCCGCCAAGCAGCAGCCGCTGGGCATCCTGCCGCAGCCCAACGAGCTGCCCCGGGGCTGCATCGCCGCCGGTGACCGCGCATTCTTCTGCGATTACGCACTGGAATACCTGGCCCGCGCCGGCCTGAGCAAGGAGCAGGTGGCCAAGGGCGGCTATCTGATCAAGACCACACTGGATCCCGACGTGCAGGGCTCGGTGAAGTCGGCGATCGACAGCATCGCCCGCCCGGATGCCCCCGGCATCGCCAGCGTCATGAGCGTGATCAAGCCGGGTAAGGAATCCCATCCGGTCCTGGCGATGGGCAGCAATCGGACGTACGGCCTGAACACCGATGCCGGCGAGACCATGCAGCCGCAGCCGTTCTCCCTCGTCGGCGACGGCGCCGGGTCCATCTTCAAGATCTTCACCACGGCCGCGGCCATGGATATGGGGATGGGCATCAACACCCAGCTCGCGGTGCCGGGTTTCTTCCAGGCCAAGGGGCTGGGCAGCAGCGACACCCCGGGATGCCCGAAGGAAACCTGGTGTGTGAAGAACGCCGGCGGCTACCGCGGCACGATGAGCGTCACCGACGCCCTGGCCACCTCGCCGAATACCGCGTTCGCCAAGCTCATCTCGCAGATCGGCGTGCAGCGGTCGGTCGATATGGCGGTGCGGCTGGGGCTGCGGTCCTACGCGCTGCCCGGCACCGCCCGCGACTATGACCCGGAGAGCAACGAGAGCCTGGCCGATTTCGTCAAGCGCCAGAACATCGGCTCGTTCACCCTGGGACCCATCGAGGTCAATGCCCTCGAGTTGTCCAACGTGGCGGCCACCTTGGCCTCCGGCGGAACCTGGTGCCCGCCCAACCCGATCGCGCAGGTGCTCGACCGGCACGGCAATGAGGTGTCGGTGACCACCGAGACGTGCGATCAGGCGGTGCCCGAGGGGCTGGCCAACACCCTGGCCAATGCGATGAGCAAGGACGACCAGGCCGGCGGTACCGCCGCCGGGTCGGCCGGTTCGGTGGGCTGGGATCTGCCGATGTCGGGCAAGACCGGCACCACCGAGGCGCACCGCTCGTCGGGCTTCCTCGGTTTCACCAACCAGTACGCCGCGGCCAACTACATCTACGACGACTCCACGAGCCCCGGTGAGCTGTGCTCGTTCCCGCTGCGCCAGTGCGGCGACGGTGACCTGTTCGGCGGTAACGAGCCGGCCCGCACCTGGTTCACCGCGCTGAAGCCGATCGCCAACAACTTCGGTCCGGTGGTCATGCCGCCGACCGACCCGCGCTATGTCGACGGCGGACCCGGCTCGGTGGTGCCCACCGTGAGCGGACTGGACGAGACGGCTGCGCGGCAGCGGCTCAAGGAGGCCGGATTCCAGGTGGCCGACGGCGCCGCCTCGGTCAACAGCAGTGCGCGCTACGGCACCGTGGTCGGCACCGCCCCCAGCGGGCAGACGATTCCGGGCTCGATCGTCACGATCCAGATCAGCAACGGGATCCCGCCGGCTCCGCCGCCGCCCCCGATCGCGTTCCCGATGCCGGGTGGCCCACCGCCCGAGATCGGCCAGACCGTGGTCGAGATTCCGGGCCTGCCTCCGATCACCGTTCCGGTGCTCGGGCCTCCACCACCCCCGTGA
- a CDS encoding metallophosphoesterase, which translates to MSVKKAAAVTAGSLVAGIGYASLIERNAFVLREATMPVLAPGSSPLRVLHLSDLHMRPNQRRKQAWLRDLARLEPDLVVNTGDNLAHPKAVPAVVQSLSELLSAPGLFVFGSNDYFAPRLKNPLNYVTNPQHRSHGEPLPWQDLRAAFTERGWLDMTHLRRDVEVAGLHISVAGVDDPHLKRDRYDTIAGRANGAANLTLGLTHSPEPRVLDRFAADGYQLVLAGHTHGGQLCLPFYGAIVTNCELDRSRAKGASKWGSHMQLHVSAGIGTSPFAPVRFCCRPEATLLTLVAAPTGGGHVGTRAGQSSPTVSAR; encoded by the coding sequence ATGTCAGTGAAGAAGGCAGCTGCCGTCACCGCCGGTTCGTTGGTCGCCGGGATCGGCTACGCGTCCCTGATCGAGCGCAACGCGTTCGTGCTGCGGGAAGCGACCATGCCGGTGCTGGCCCCGGGCTCCTCGCCCCTGCGCGTCCTGCATCTGTCCGATCTACACATGCGCCCCAACCAGCGCCGCAAGCAGGCCTGGCTGCGTGATCTGGCCCGCCTGGAACCCGACCTGGTGGTCAACACCGGTGACAACCTGGCCCACCCGAAGGCCGTGCCCGCCGTCGTGCAATCCCTCAGTGAGCTGCTGTCGGCGCCCGGACTGTTCGTGTTCGGCAGCAACGACTACTTCGCGCCGCGGCTGAAGAACCCGCTGAACTACGTCACCAATCCGCAGCACCGGTCGCACGGTGAGCCGCTGCCGTGGCAGGACCTGCGTGCCGCCTTCACCGAGCGCGGCTGGCTCGACATGACCCACCTCCGTCGCGACGTCGAGGTGGCCGGGCTGCACATCTCGGTGGCCGGCGTCGACGATCCACACCTCAAGCGCGACCGCTACGACACCATCGCCGGCCGGGCCAACGGCGCGGCGAACCTGACACTGGGGCTCACGCACTCCCCCGAGCCGCGGGTGCTGGACCGCTTCGCCGCCGACGGCTATCAGCTGGTGCTGGCCGGGCACACCCACGGCGGGCAGCTGTGCCTGCCGTTCTACGGGGCCATCGTGACCAACTGCGAGCTGGACCGGTCCCGGGCCAAGGGCGCTTCGAAGTGGGGCTCGCACATGCAGCTGCACGTGTCGGCGGGCATCGGCACATCGCCGTTCGCGCCGGTGCGGTTCTGCTGCCGTCCGGAGGCCACCCTGCTGACGCTGGTGGCAGCGCCGACCGGTGGCGGACACGTCGGGACCAGGGCCGGGCAATCCAGCCCGACCGTCTCGGCCCGGTGA
- a CDS encoding serine/threonine-protein kinase, translating into MTAALGGRYELRGLLGRGGMAEVHDGWDNRLSRPVAIKLLYPALAADEVTRRRFENEARAAAALNHPNIVAVHDSGEDNGTPYIVMERLPGPTLAEEIAAGPLSADRVRWVLADLLSALTAAHDAGILHRDIKPGNVLITRSGAAKLADFGIAKTDGAAHTRVGMVFGTANYLSPQRITGKPASPSDDLYALGVLGYEALTRRLPFERESPVATMRAVLDEPLTPIAVLRPDVDPALVRVLERAMSRDPAYRFTDAAEMRAALQGAPPARPAPPAPPATLMLPPAMLPGHSRSRIRILLAAAAAMVAVVLGAILLISDPPPQRTPITPVTTSIEPTVPAATSEPTFIPPPPEDEQDRGPGIGNGNGHGKGHGKKGHPHD; encoded by the coding sequence ATGACGGCGGCGCTCGGCGGCCGCTACGAGCTGCGCGGCCTGCTCGGCCGCGGCGGCATGGCCGAGGTACACGACGGCTGGGACAACAGGTTGTCGCGTCCGGTCGCGATCAAACTGCTCTATCCGGCCCTGGCCGCCGACGAGGTGACGCGTCGGCGGTTCGAGAACGAGGCGCGGGCCGCCGCCGCCCTCAATCACCCGAACATCGTCGCGGTCCACGACAGCGGTGAGGACAACGGGACGCCGTACATCGTGATGGAACGGCTGCCCGGCCCCACCCTGGCCGAGGAGATCGCCGCCGGACCGCTGTCGGCCGACCGTGTGCGCTGGGTGCTCGCCGACCTGCTCAGTGCGCTGACCGCCGCACACGACGCAGGCATCCTGCATCGCGACATCAAGCCCGGCAACGTCCTGATCACCCGCTCCGGTGCCGCCAAGCTCGCCGACTTCGGAATCGCCAAGACCGACGGGGCCGCCCACACCCGCGTCGGAATGGTGTTCGGTACCGCCAACTACCTGAGCCCGCAACGGATTACCGGGAAGCCGGCGTCACCGTCGGACGATCTGTATGCCCTCGGAGTCCTCGGCTACGAGGCATTGACCCGGCGTCTTCCGTTCGAGCGCGAGAGCCCGGTGGCCACCATGCGGGCCGTGCTCGATGAGCCGCTGACACCGATCGCGGTGCTGCGTCCCGACGTCGACCCCGCTCTGGTCCGCGTGCTGGAACGGGCCATGTCTCGGGATCCGGCCTACCGCTTCACCGACGCCGCCGAGATGCGGGCCGCCCTCCAGGGAGCGCCGCCCGCTCGACCCGCGCCGCCGGCTCCTCCGGCGACCCTGATGCTGCCCCCGGCGATGCTGCCCGGACACTCCCGCTCGCGCATCCGGATCCTGCTCGCCGCCGCCGCCGCCATGGTGGCCGTCGTGCTCGGGGCGATCCTGCTGATCTCCGACCCGCCGCCGCAGCGCACGCCGATCACACCGGTGACCACTTCCATCGAGCCGACGGTGCCCGCCGCCACCAGCGAGCCCACGTTCATCCCGCCCCCACCCGAGGACGAGCAGGATCGGGGCCCGGGCATCGGCAACGGGAACGGCCACGGCAAGGGGCACGGCAAGAAGGGGCATCCGCACGACTGA
- the cds1 gene encoding L-cysteine desulfhydrase Cds1: MSQPADTASRPRPRRWVDDAVRLIEADSKRSADTHLLRYPLPTAWSNGVDVQLYLKDESTHITGSLKHRLARSLFLYGLCNGWIGEGTTIIEASSGSTAVSEAYFAALLGLPFIAVVPASTSGSKIALIEAQGGRCHFVAESSQVYAEAHRLAEETGGHYLDQFTNAERATDWRGNNNIAESIYEQMRLEHHPVPEWIVVGAGTGGTSATIGRYIRYRRHATQLCVVDPENSAFFPGYAQGRDDVVTGASSRIEGIGRPRVEPSFLPGVVDRMIAVPDSGSVAAAHHASRVLGRRVGPSTGTNLWGAFGLLAEMIAHGRSGSVVTLLADSGDRYADTYFDADWLSAQGLDTSASAEVLSEFERSGSWS, translated from the coding sequence GTGAGCCAACCGGCCGATACCGCCTCACGCCCCCGGCCACGCCGGTGGGTGGACGATGCGGTGCGGCTGATCGAAGCTGATTCCAAACGCAGCGCCGACACTCATCTGCTGCGGTACCCGCTGCCGACGGCCTGGAGCAATGGCGTCGACGTCCAGCTGTATCTCAAAGACGAGTCCACCCACATCACCGGCAGCCTCAAGCACCGTCTGGCGCGTTCCCTGTTCCTGTACGGGTTGTGCAACGGCTGGATCGGTGAGGGCACCACGATCATCGAGGCGTCCTCGGGGTCGACGGCGGTGTCCGAGGCCTACTTCGCGGCGCTGCTGGGTCTGCCGTTCATCGCGGTGGTGCCCGCCTCGACCAGTGGCTCGAAGATCGCGCTGATCGAAGCCCAAGGCGGCCGTTGCCATTTCGTCGCCGAGTCATCGCAGGTGTATGCCGAGGCGCACCGGTTGGCCGAGGAGACCGGCGGGCACTATCTGGACCAGTTCACCAACGCCGAGCGGGCCACCGACTGGCGCGGCAACAACAACATCGCCGAGTCGATCTACGAGCAGATGCGCCTGGAACACCATCCGGTCCCGGAGTGGATCGTGGTGGGGGCGGGCACCGGCGGCACCAGCGCGACGATCGGCCGCTACATCCGCTACCGCAGGCATGCCACGCAGTTGTGTGTCGTCGACCCGGAGAATTCGGCGTTCTTCCCTGGTTACGCACAGGGCCGCGACGACGTCGTCACGGGCGCGTCGTCACGCATCGAGGGCATCGGCAGGCCGCGGGTGGAGCCGTCGTTCCTGCCCGGCGTCGTCGACCGCATGATCGCCGTGCCCGACAGCGGGTCGGTGGCCGCGGCTCATCACGCGAGCCGGGTGCTGGGCCGCCGCGTCGGTCCGTCGACGGGCACCAATTTGTGGGGCGCGTTCGGTCTGCTGGCCGAAATGATCGCGCACGGCCGCAGCGGGTCGGTGGTGACCCTGCTGGCCGACAGCGGGGACCGCTACGCGGACACCTACTTCGATGCGGACTGGCTCAGCGCCCAGGGGCTGGACACCTCCGCGTCCGCGGAGGTGCTCTCGGAGTTCGAGCGCTCGGGCAGCTGGTCCTGA
- a CDS encoding acyl-CoA thioesterase, protein MAALSWIAQLLQFDRDGDDFCIREPRRGAAERLFGGLIAAQSLGAAGATVDDGKLPQSLHAYFVRGGRYDAEVEFHVDRIRDGRAFATRHVTASQNGAVILEMMASFHEPEPGLDWSPEITPALEFDAAVPKVDVMDFGDKFDLRTMPTDHTEFAISPFWIRTQDEIEDDPLIRACTLTFLSDLGPVPAALPPTVPLRSDLGFAASLDHSIWFHRPFRPHGWHRYELRSANHNDSRGLARGSLYDTAGTLVASVSQEALWRI, encoded by the coding sequence ATGGCAGCGCTGAGCTGGATCGCCCAACTGTTGCAGTTCGACCGCGACGGCGATGACTTCTGTATTCGAGAACCCCGCCGCGGCGCAGCCGAGCGGTTGTTCGGCGGCCTGATCGCGGCGCAGTCGTTGGGTGCGGCCGGGGCCACCGTCGACGACGGCAAGCTTCCGCAGTCGCTGCACGCCTACTTCGTCCGCGGCGGCCGCTACGACGCCGAGGTCGAGTTCCACGTCGACCGCATCCGCGACGGACGCGCATTCGCCACCCGTCACGTCACCGCCAGCCAGAACGGCGCCGTGATCCTGGAGATGATGGCCTCGTTCCACGAGCCAGAGCCGGGCCTGGACTGGTCCCCCGAGATCACGCCCGCCCTGGAGTTCGACGCGGCGGTCCCCAAGGTCGACGTCATGGACTTCGGGGACAAATTCGACCTGCGCACCATGCCCACGGACCACACCGAGTTCGCGATCTCGCCGTTCTGGATCCGCACGCAAGACGAGATCGAGGACGATCCACTGATCCGGGCCTGCACCCTGACATTCCTGTCCGACCTCGGGCCGGTGCCTGCGGCACTACCGCCGACGGTCCCGCTGCGGTCCGATCTGGGTTTCGCCGCCAGCCTCGACCACTCGATCTGGTTCCACCGGCCGTTCCGGCCCCACGGCTGGCACCGCTACGAGCTCCGGTCGGCGAATCACAACGACTCCCGCGGGCTGGCCCGCGGCTCGCTCTACGACACCGCGGGCACGCTGGTCGCCAGCGTCAGCCAGGAAGCCCTCTGGCGGATCTAG
- a CDS encoding phosphodiesterase, giving the protein MKISDVAAWPVEFGAAVRHRRLFHPNGVLARGSLERTAPPTRGLPLYSCDVVGRLSKGLGTPGSVPDIAGLAWRMPPQLSGTPWDVLLASTLAGNRFVLWPANSWTGITFSSVMPLRFDGALWWLRARLRTEFDGAGLSLDSVNGQLERGGIQFDIEQCPPTGEFEPLGRLSLREKLPHGRDVSFDPALHEADGVRLAPGWLADIRRGAYHSSRVGRDAE; this is encoded by the coding sequence ATGAAGATCTCCGATGTCGCAGCCTGGCCGGTCGAGTTCGGTGCCGCGGTGCGCCACCGCCGTCTGTTCCACCCGAACGGCGTGCTGGCACGTGGCAGCCTGGAACGCACCGCCCCGCCCACCAGAGGCCTGCCGCTCTACTCGTGCGATGTCGTCGGCAGATTGTCGAAGGGCCTCGGGACGCCAGGGTCCGTGCCGGACATCGCCGGTCTGGCCTGGCGGATGCCACCGCAACTGTCCGGCACGCCCTGGGATGTGCTGCTCGCCTCCACACTGGCCGGCAACCGATTTGTGTTGTGGCCGGCCAATTCCTGGACAGGTATCACCTTCTCGAGCGTGATGCCGCTGAGATTCGACGGCGCGCTGTGGTGGCTGCGGGCTCGCCTCCGTACCGAGTTCGACGGCGCCGGACTCTCCCTCGACAGCGTGAACGGTCAGTTGGAACGCGGTGGAATCCAGTTCGACATCGAACAATGCCCACCGACCGGCGAATTCGAACCACTGGGCAGGCTGTCACTGCGTGAGAAGCTTCCGCACGGGCGCGACGTCTCCTTCGACCCCGCGCTTCACGAGGCTGACGGGGTCCGTCTGGCTCCCGGTTGGCTTGCCGATATCCGCCGCGGCGCCTATCACAGCAGCCGCGTCGGGCGTGACGCCGAATAA
- a CDS encoding SRPBCC family protein translates to MPRFTLESADADFFTTAPHIFTYEKRFAAPPERVWESLVSDESLAAWGPSITKVNWLTPRPFGVGTSREVTLAPGVARVHETFFRWEEGRRYSFTVDHASIPSLRRFAEDYLVEPAGDGQTQFTWIVAIEPKPLFAIPFKALAPVVKAAFGRLASDGQRYFAEQV, encoded by the coding sequence ATGCCCCGGTTCACACTGGAATCCGCCGACGCCGATTTCTTCACGACGGCACCGCACATCTTCACCTATGAGAAGCGGTTCGCGGCACCGCCCGAACGGGTGTGGGAGTCCCTGGTGTCGGATGAGTCCCTGGCCGCCTGGGGGCCGTCGATCACCAAGGTGAACTGGTTGACGCCGAGGCCCTTCGGCGTCGGCACCTCTCGCGAGGTCACGCTGGCGCCGGGCGTGGCCCGGGTGCACGAGACGTTCTTCCGCTGGGAGGAGGGGCGTCGATACTCGTTCACCGTCGATCACGCCAGCATCCCGTCGCTGCGCCGATTTGCCGAGGACTATCTGGTCGAACCGGCCGGCGACGGCCAGACTCAGTTCACCTGGATCGTGGCGATCGAGCCGAAGCCGTTGTTCGCGATTCCGTTCAAGGCGCTGGCGCCGGTGGTCAAGGCGGCGTTCGGGCGGCTGGCCTCCGACGGCCAGCGGTATTTCGCCGAGCAGGTGTGA
- a CDS encoding hemerythrin domain-containing protein, whose product MDALTFLRQDHKSVLGMLEVLDGAPTGPGAHTSGLGTMVTNLVIAESQHEAIEEQLFWPMVRDVLDDGDELADEALEQEQAGKKLLQRLEDGSPGEPEYHDALREFVKVGREHIAYEEDVVWPRFEAAVDPEEREKLGAKLELAKKLAPTRPHPDTPSSSTAQKTAGTAAAIVDRVRDAATSRDEENPPDPQTH is encoded by the coding sequence ATGGATGCACTTACATTTCTGCGTCAGGACCACAAGAGCGTCCTGGGCATGCTCGAAGTACTCGACGGCGCACCGACCGGTCCGGGTGCCCACACCAGCGGATTGGGCACCATGGTGACCAACCTCGTCATCGCCGAATCGCAGCATGAAGCCATCGAGGAACAACTGTTCTGGCCGATGGTGCGCGATGTACTCGACGACGGTGACGAACTCGCCGATGAGGCGCTTGAACAGGAGCAGGCCGGAAAGAAGCTCTTGCAGCGGCTCGAGGACGGCTCGCCCGGTGAGCCCGAATATCACGATGCACTAAGGGAATTCGTCAAGGTGGGCCGCGAGCACATCGCATACGAAGAGGACGTGGTGTGGCCCAGGTTCGAAGCCGCCGTCGATCCCGAGGAGCGCGAGAAGCTCGGCGCCAAGCTGGAACTGGCCAAGAAGCTCGCCCCTACCCGTCCGCATCCGGACACCCCATCGAGCTCAACGGCCCAGAAAACGGCGGGCACCGCGGCCGCCATCGTCGACCGCGTCCGGGACGCGGCGACCAGTCGCGACGAGGAAAATCCGCCCGACCCGCAGACCCACTGA